A DNA window from Prochlorococcus marinus XMU1406 contains the following coding sequences:
- the rimP gene encoding ribosome maturation factor RimP, with protein MNKENKNKLEALLEKVANERDLEIADLNIQTNQTPIVIEIIIKKTNGDDISLDDCALFNSPASDEIEKSNLLNCSYVLEISSQGVSDELTSERDFKTFKGFPVNVELNQKNSKIKFLNGLLYEKSNDYLAINIKGRIKKIPFDEVFKINLCTLKD; from the coding sequence TTGAATAAAGAAAACAAAAATAAACTAGAGGCTTTATTAGAAAAAGTTGCTAATGAAAGAGATTTAGAAATAGCAGATTTAAATATACAAACTAATCAAACTCCAATTGTTATTGAAATTATTATAAAAAAAACTAATGGAGATGACATTTCCTTAGATGATTGTGCGCTATTTAATTCCCCCGCATCTGACGAAATAGAAAAGTCAAATCTTTTAAATTGTTCATATGTGTTAGAAATTAGTAGTCAAGGGGTCAGTGATGAATTAACCTCAGAGAGAGACTTCAAAACTTTTAAGGGTTTTCCAGTTAATGTTGAGTTAAACCAAAAGAATTCAAAAATAAAATTCCTGAATGGTTTACTTTATGAAAAGTCTAATGATTATTTAGCCATTAACATTAAAGGTAGGATAAAAAAAATCCCTTTTGATGAAGTATTTAAAATTAATCTTTGTACCTTAAAAGATTAA
- the nusA gene encoding transcription termination factor NusA: protein MALVILPGLNNLIEDISEEKKLPPNIVEAALREALLKGYEKYRKTFYIGINQDPFDEEYFSNFDVGLDLDEEGYRILSSKIIVEEVESEDHQISLVEVKQVADDAQIGDTVVLDVTPEKEDFGRMAASTTKQVLAQKLRDQQRKMIQEEFADLEDPVLTARVIRFERQSVIMGVSSGIGRPEVEAELPKRDQLPNDNYRANATFKVFLKEVSEIARKGPQLFVSRANAGLVVYLFENEVPEIQEGTVKIVAVSREANPPSRAVGPRTKVAVDSVEQEVDPVGACIGARGARIQQVVNELRGEKIDVIKWSSDPIQYILNSLSPAKVDLVRLVDPEGQHAHVLVPPDQLSLAIGREGQNVRLAARLTGWKIDVKNSHEYDQEAEDAAVSELIIQREDEENLQREAELRLEAEQAERAAEDARLRELYPLPEDDDEYGQEIYEEETFSESDQLETVQDGEISAKEERKR from the coding sequence ATGGCATTAGTTATTCTCCCAGGTTTAAACAATCTTATTGAAGACATTAGTGAGGAAAAAAAGCTACCTCCTAATATCGTTGAAGCAGCCTTGCGCGAAGCTTTGTTAAAGGGATATGAAAAATATAGAAAAACTTTTTACATTGGAATTAACCAAGATCCATTTGATGAAGAATACTTTAGTAATTTTGATGTTGGACTGGATCTAGATGAAGAGGGTTATAGGATATTATCTAGTAAAATTATCGTTGAAGAAGTTGAGAGCGAGGATCATCAAATATCTTTAGTAGAAGTTAAACAAGTTGCTGATGATGCTCAAATAGGTGACACAGTTGTATTAGACGTCACTCCTGAAAAAGAGGATTTTGGGCGAATGGCGGCTTCAACAACAAAGCAAGTTTTAGCACAAAAATTAAGGGATCAACAACGAAAAATGATCCAAGAAGAATTTGCCGATTTAGAGGATCCTGTTTTAACTGCAAGAGTTATCAGATTTGAAAGGCAATCAGTAATTATGGGTGTTAGTTCGGGAATCGGTAGACCTGAGGTTGAAGCAGAACTTCCCAAGAGAGATCAATTACCGAATGATAACTATAGAGCAAATGCAACTTTCAAAGTATTTTTGAAAGAAGTTAGCGAAATAGCTAGAAAAGGGCCACAACTTTTTGTGAGTAGAGCTAATGCTGGTTTAGTTGTTTATTTATTTGAAAATGAAGTGCCAGAAATTCAAGAGGGTACAGTAAAAATTGTCGCTGTATCAAGAGAAGCGAATCCTCCTTCAAGAGCTGTTGGGCCAAGAACAAAAGTAGCTGTTGATAGCGTCGAACAAGAAGTTGACCCTGTAGGTGCCTGTATTGGAGCGAGAGGAGCAAGAATACAACAAGTAGTAAATGAATTAAGAGGAGAAAAAATTGATGTTATTAAGTGGTCATCAGACCCAATTCAGTATATTTTAAACTCTTTAAGTCCTGCGAAAGTCGATCTAGTGAGACTTGTTGATCCAGAAGGTCAACACGCGCACGTATTAGTTCCTCCTGATCAATTGAGTCTCGCAATTGGTAGAGAAGGACAAAATGTAAGACTTGCAGCAAGATTAACTGGTTGGAAGATAGATGTTAAAAACTCACATGAATATGATCAGGAAGCAGAAGATGCTGCAGTCTCTGAATTAATCATTCAAAGGGAAGATGAAGAGAATCTCCAGCGAGAAGCTGAGCTTAGATTAGAAGCAGAGCAAGCTGAACGTGCTGCCGAAGATGCAAGATTAAGAGAGCTTTATCCCCTTCCAGAAGATGATGATGAATATGGACAAGAAATATATGAAGAAGAGACCTTCTCTGAAAGTGATCAATTAGAGACTGTTCAAGATGGTGAAATTTCCGCCAAAGAGGAGAGAAAACGGTGA
- a CDS encoding YlxR family protein — MIRQIPVMRICISCRKTYDRKHLIKITKDHKQGILFQKGMGRSAYICKSKKCYSDSKIKKKLQKALKTSLEPEFIDIFEKEITSYNDNPNKGI; from the coding sequence GTGATACGACAAATCCCTGTTATGCGTATATGCATTTCATGTAGAAAAACATATGACAGGAAACATCTTATAAAGATCACTAAAGATCATAAGCAAGGTATTTTGTTTCAAAAGGGGATGGGGCGATCAGCTTACATTTGCAAGTCAAAAAAATGTTACTCAGATTCCAAAATAAAAAAAAAGCTTCAAAAAGCTTTAAAAACATCTTTAGAACCTGAATTTATTGATATTTTTGAAAAAGAAATTACAAGCTATAATGACAATCCCAATAAGGGAATATAA
- the infB gene encoding translation initiation factor IF-2, producing the protein MTISDKIRIYELSRDLNLENKDILDAAQKLSISVKSHSSSISTEEAKKIKNLITQKNSDKKILSIKKPPIKKDNYKQSEEDKSSVISSVKGNPLKDTSNKKPLLMKPLKTESQKIISNKPINLNKPTITNSSQSQKNHTNQNINSKISQNINQDKKTFRNNTIPPVKSPAKPPIQLIAKPKNINNNIKSNDSSKKNISSSEEKRQISNKSDQYLNKSKTKNINNRMSRPELVGAPIRREGPNQQNNKQNISFKQTLPKGPGMPNRPGLRNKQSDQGRPGSFNRQANTTNRPGAPNRPGMPNRPGLRNKQSDQGRPGSFNRQANTTNRPGAPNRPGMPNRPGMPNRPGMPNRPGPRFNGQKSPGIRKPVSPNELLQLQKTNKSENDKKLINNKEKQNIETTKQKAKAPNNRPHTAPNSKKTPNRTFSNNSKKSGRTDWDDSAKLEALRSKNPQKQRQKVHIIGENDDSLTSETSGYSGEKISILSASLARPKKDKSDESKSQKTIKQFKKKKKESTRQRQKRRAMELKAAKEAKQIRPEMIIVPEDNLTVQELADKLSLESSEIIKSLFFKGITATVTQSLDLATIETVAEEFGVPVLQDDIQEAAEKTVNMIESEDIDNLIRRPPVITVMGHVDHGKTSLLDSIRESRVASGEAGGITQHIGAYQVEFEHESKKKKLTFLDTPGHEAFTAMRARGTKVTDVAVLVVAADDGCRPQTLEAISHARAAKVPIVVAINKIDKEGASPDRVKQELSEKDLIAEDWGGDTVMVPVSAIKKQNIEKLLEMILLVSEVEDLQANPDRFAKGTVIEAHLDKAKGPVATLLVQNGTLKSGDVLAAGSVLGKIRAMVDEHGNRIKEAGPSFPVEALGFSEVPTAGDEFEVYPDEKTARSIVGERATDARATKLAQQMASRRVSLSSLSTQANDGELKELNLILKADVQGSVEAILGSLEQLPKNEVQVRVLLSAPGEITETDIDLAAASGSVIIGFNTSLASGAKRAADANDVDIREYEVIYKLLEDIQLAMEGLLEPDLVEESLGKAEVRATFSVGKGAIAGCYIQTGKLQRNCSLRVIRSDKVIFEGILDSLKRSKDDVKEVNTGFECGVGCDKFSSWIDGDIIEAFKFVTKKRTLTQ; encoded by the coding sequence ATGACTATCAGCGATAAAATCAGAATTTACGAACTTTCCAGAGACTTAAACCTGGAAAATAAGGATATATTGGATGCCGCTCAAAAACTTTCAATTTCAGTAAAAAGCCATAGCAGTTCAATAAGTACTGAAGAAGCAAAAAAAATAAAAAATCTTATTACTCAAAAAAATTCAGATAAAAAAATACTTTCTATTAAGAAACCTCCAATAAAAAAAGATAATTACAAACAAAGCGAAGAAGATAAATCTTCTGTTATCTCTTCTGTGAAAGGTAATCCTCTTAAAGATACTTCAAACAAAAAGCCATTGTTGATGAAACCTCTTAAAACTGAGAGTCAAAAAATAATCTCAAATAAACCTATAAATCTCAATAAACCCACAATTACTAATAGTTCGCAATCGCAAAAAAATCATACAAATCAAAATATAAATAGTAAAATTTCACAAAATATCAATCAAGATAAAAAAACTTTTCGAAATAACACAATCCCACCTGTAAAAAGTCCTGCAAAACCTCCTATTCAACTAATTGCGAAGCCTAAAAATATTAATAATAATATAAAATCTAATGATTCTTCCAAGAAGAACATCTCCAGTTCAGAAGAAAAAAGACAAATATCAAACAAAAGTGACCAATATTTGAACAAATCAAAAACAAAAAATATTAATAACAGAATGTCTCGCCCTGAGCTCGTAGGAGCTCCAATAAGAAGAGAGGGACCCAATCAGCAAAATAATAAGCAAAACATTTCTTTTAAACAAACTCTCCCCAAGGGGCCTGGTATGCCCAATAGGCCTGGATTAAGAAACAAACAATCAGATCAAGGCAGACCTGGATCTTTTAATAGACAAGCAAATACTACAAATAGGCCTGGTGCTCCCAACAGACCTGGCATGCCCAATAGGCCTGGATTAAGAAACAAACAATCAGATCAAGGCAGGCCTGGATCTTTTAATAGACAAGCAAATACTACAAATAGGCCTGGTGCTCCCAATAGACCTGGCATGCCCAATAGACCTGGCATGCCCAATAGACCTGGCATGCCCAATAGGCCTGGGCCCAGATTCAATGGTCAAAAGTCACCTGGGATTAGAAAGCCAGTATCACCTAATGAACTTTTACAACTTCAAAAAACTAACAAATCTGAGAATGACAAAAAATTAATAAATAATAAAGAAAAACAAAATATTGAGACAACGAAACAAAAGGCGAAAGCTCCTAATAATCGTCCACATACAGCCCCTAATTCAAAAAAAACACCCAATAGAACATTTTCAAATAATTCTAAAAAATCAGGAAGGACAGACTGGGACGATAGCGCAAAACTTGAAGCATTAAGAAGCAAAAATCCCCAAAAACAAAGACAGAAAGTTCATATTATCGGTGAGAATGATGATTCATTAACATCTGAAACCAGTGGATATTCAGGCGAAAAAATTTCAATCTTATCAGCTAGTTTGGCGCGTCCAAAGAAAGACAAGTCTGATGAATCCAAATCTCAAAAAACTATAAAGCAATTTAAGAAGAAGAAAAAAGAGAGTACTAGGCAAAGACAGAAAAGAAGAGCTATGGAGTTAAAGGCTGCTAAAGAAGCTAAACAAATAAGACCTGAAATGATAATCGTACCCGAAGATAATTTAACAGTTCAAGAATTAGCTGATAAATTGAGTCTTGAAAGTTCTGAGATAATCAAATCACTTTTTTTTAAAGGAATAACTGCAACTGTTACTCAATCACTCGACTTAGCAACTATTGAAACAGTAGCAGAAGAATTTGGAGTACCTGTTTTGCAAGATGATATCCAAGAAGCCGCTGAGAAAACAGTAAATATGATTGAATCTGAAGATATTGATAATTTAATAAGAAGACCACCTGTTATTACAGTTATGGGGCATGTAGATCATGGAAAAACAAGTCTTCTAGATTCCATTAGAGAATCAAGAGTAGCTTCGGGGGAAGCAGGCGGCATCACTCAACACATAGGAGCTTATCAAGTTGAATTTGAACATGAATCTAAAAAGAAAAAATTAACTTTTCTTGATACCCCTGGTCATGAAGCCTTCACTGCAATGAGAGCAAGGGGCACAAAGGTTACAGATGTTGCTGTTCTTGTAGTTGCTGCAGATGATGGTTGCAGACCTCAAACACTTGAGGCTATCAGTCATGCAAGAGCAGCAAAAGTGCCAATTGTAGTTGCAATAAATAAAATTGACAAAGAAGGGGCATCTCCAGACAGAGTAAAGCAGGAACTATCAGAAAAAGATTTAATTGCCGAAGATTGGGGAGGAGATACAGTGATGGTTCCAGTAAGTGCTATCAAAAAACAAAACATTGAGAAATTGCTCGAAATGATTTTATTAGTTTCCGAGGTAGAAGATCTGCAAGCTAACCCTGATAGATTTGCAAAAGGGACTGTAATTGAAGCCCACCTGGACAAAGCTAAAGGGCCTGTGGCTACTTTGTTAGTGCAAAATGGTACCTTAAAATCTGGAGATGTTTTAGCTGCGGGTTCAGTCCTCGGAAAAATTAGAGCAATGGTTGATGAACATGGCAATAGAATCAAAGAAGCAGGACCATCATTCCCGGTAGAAGCGCTAGGATTCAGTGAAGTTCCCACAGCAGGAGATGAATTCGAAGTCTACCCTGATGAAAAAACTGCTCGTTCCATTGTAGGAGAAAGGGCAACAGATGCTAGGGCCACAAAATTAGCTCAGCAAATGGCGTCTAGGAGAGTCAGCTTATCATCCTTATCAACTCAAGCAAATGATGGGGAACTAAAAGAGTTAAACTTAATTCTCAAAGCTGATGTGCAAGGTAGTGTTGAAGCGATATTAGGATCACTCGAACAATTACCTAAAAATGAAGTTCAAGTCAGAGTTCTACTCTCTGCTCCTGGAGAAATAACTGAGACAGATATAGATCTCGCTGCCGCATCTGGGTCAGTAATCATTGGATTTAACACCTCATTGGCATCTGGGGCAAAGCGAGCAGCTGATGCAAATGACGTTGATATAAGAGAATATGAAGTAATCTATAAACTCTTAGAAGATATCCAGTTGGCAATGGAAGGGCTACTTGAACCTGATCTGGTTGAAGAATCTTTAGGAAAAGCCGAAGTTCGAGCAACTTTCTCTGTTGGTAAGGGAGCTATAGCAGGCTGTTATATACAAACTGGTAAATTACAACGGAATTGTTCGCTTAGAGTTATTCGATCAGATAAAGTAATTTTTGAAGGTATTTTAGACTCACTAAAAAGGTCTAAAGATGATGTAAAAGAAGTAAATACAGGTTTTGAATGTGGAGTTGGTTGCGATAAATTCTCTTCTTGGATTGATGGAGACATAATCGAAGCATTCAAATTTGTCACCAAAAAGAGGACACTTACTCAATAA
- a CDS encoding DUF3493 domain-containing protein, with amino-acid sequence MSKIDPELKRKLLKESQSPFKGLRRILWIAFSGSAFLGLLIMLSKIASGGELQQNNLFIQFGACILFPTLLFFDRNKD; translated from the coding sequence ATGTCAAAAATAGATCCTGAATTAAAAAGGAAATTATTGAAAGAGTCCCAGTCTCCCTTCAAGGGGTTAAGGAGAATATTGTGGATAGCTTTTAGTGGTTCAGCATTTTTAGGTCTCTTAATAATGCTTTCCAAAATTGCGAGTGGTGGTGAATTACAGCAAAATAATCTGTTTATACAATTTGGTGCTTGTATACTTTTCCCCACCTTATTGTTCTTTGATAGGAATAAGGATTGA
- a CDS encoding ArnT family glycosyltransferase: MFNRISKFKYLFKIIIFIPLIFYFGKRSYIAFDEGFYALQARWILDKGNWTIPLWWDEYVLDRTIGLQFLIAKSQDLFGRNIFIAYLPTTVASILMLFVTYKLHEELFNKKYAIISPLILSTTYLWFDYSHLATQDIIYSCLVTIGLLSLVKIKSKENKFYILLFGIWIGLAFIMKTFLVFVPLISLVPYFFIKKNILLSKFFWFGLLIGFIPYLFWTFSINPYLEKNIIFYLVEKFNFLSNNNTFTNPFYYYFWNIPATFLPWSFFAIIGTICNISETKENKYILTFFPLILILTLSIFSTKTPYYTLQISSIFSLNAYVGIKYLFNSQNYRKIFLFLTSKIIPLFIFALTFIYYFFLKNTINFSSKENTFLILGLLFFGVSWSLIKYNNSFKEILIILIIGPYLLTSFLLQSGLFTDRSRELREKMEYLSSFDIVKNQPIQVDKSGITNSLSQSKIIRISLLTPQLGEGLESIDQLKKSELAWTTGPKKIKSNDYSFEVLYENEILNPWKLILKK, translated from the coding sequence ATGTTTAATAGAATCTCAAAATTTAAATATCTTTTTAAAATAATTATTTTTATTCCTCTCATATTTTATTTTGGCAAAAGAAGTTATATTGCTTTTGATGAAGGATTTTATGCTCTACAAGCTAGATGGATACTAGATAAAGGCAACTGGACAATTCCTCTTTGGTGGGATGAATACGTATTAGATAGAACAATAGGATTGCAGTTTTTGATAGCAAAGTCCCAAGACCTCTTTGGAAGAAATATTTTTATTGCATATCTACCCACAACAGTTGCATCAATATTGATGCTATTCGTAACTTATAAATTACATGAAGAATTATTTAATAAAAAATATGCAATTATATCTCCACTAATACTCTCTACTACATATCTATGGTTTGACTACTCACACTTAGCCACTCAAGATATTATTTATTCATGTTTAGTAACTATTGGACTACTCTCTTTAGTCAAAATAAAAAGTAAAGAAAACAAATTCTATATTCTACTTTTTGGAATTTGGATTGGTTTAGCCTTTATAATGAAAACTTTTTTAGTATTTGTACCATTAATATCACTCGTACCCTATTTTTTCATTAAAAAGAATATTTTACTCAGTAAATTTTTTTGGTTTGGACTACTAATTGGATTTATTCCTTATTTATTTTGGACTTTTTCTATCAACCCTTATCTAGAAAAAAATATTATTTTTTACTTAGTCGAAAAATTTAACTTTCTATCTAATAATAATACTTTTACAAATCCTTTCTATTATTATTTTTGGAATATTCCCGCAACTTTTTTGCCATGGAGTTTTTTCGCAATTATTGGCACAATATGCAACATATCCGAAACTAAAGAGAATAAATATATACTTACTTTTTTTCCCTTAATATTAATACTAACACTGAGTATTTTCTCTACGAAAACGCCATACTATACCCTGCAAATTTCATCTATTTTTTCATTAAATGCTTATGTAGGAATAAAATATTTATTCAATTCTCAAAATTATCGCAAAATTTTTTTATTTCTAACTTCAAAAATAATTCCATTATTTATATTTGCTCTAACTTTCATATATTATTTTTTCTTGAAAAATACTATTAACTTTAGCTCTAAAGAAAATACATTTCTAATTCTAGGATTATTATTTTTCGGAGTATCTTGGTCTTTAATAAAATATAACAACTCATTCAAAGAAATATTAATAATTCTAATTATTGGACCTTACCTATTAACTTCATTTCTTTTGCAATCAGGATTATTCACTGATAGATCCAGAGAACTAAGAGAAAAAATGGAATACTTATCATCTTTTGATATAGTAAAAAATCAACCAATACAGGTTGATAAATCAGGGATCACGAATTCTCTATCCCAATCAAAAATCATAAGAATTTCTTTATTAACTCCTCAATTAGGTGAAGGATTAGAAAGTATTGATCAGCTAAAAAAATCTGAATTAGCATGGACAACTGGTCCTAAAAAGATAAAAAGCAATGATTATTCTTTTGAGGTGTTATATGAAAATGAAATTTTAAACCCATGGAAATTAATATTAAAAAAGTAA
- a CDS encoding glycosyltransferase family 2 protein produces MKSVNSWNLTNNKLHQLFKDNNEFISIKVRGNTWEPITRWLKLDSRIFRETTSKARITLCDIESLAEIYNYRSIRWKAKKLTPLPTKLIPKSLKNIFRKVPIIKQLAYELEIVFYKYSENISEHLISIVIPARNEAGNKELLINALNKFKNIPNKLEIIFVEGNSNDNTYDILKELKENFSNFFKISLLKQTSKGKKNAVVEGFNISSGETLAIIDSDFTVDIDDSISAIIESTKNKNILINCARTTFPMEKDAMRWANYIGNRLFAIFLSILINKPVSDSLCGTKVFSRKFFKLMKQNGSWDSKADPFGDFTIIFEAANNNIKILNYPVRYYARKSGAPNISRWIDGLKLLKVCWIYMISDI; encoded by the coding sequence ATGAAATCTGTTAATAGTTGGAATTTAACTAATAATAAACTTCATCAATTATTCAAAGATAATAACGAATTTATTTCCATTAAAGTCCGTGGTAATACTTGGGAGCCAATTACAAGGTGGCTAAAATTAGATTCAAGAATTTTTAGAGAAACTACTAGCAAAGCAAGAATAACTTTATGCGATATTGAATCTCTAGCAGAAATTTATAACTACAGATCAATTAGATGGAAAGCAAAAAAACTAACTCCTTTGCCCACTAAGCTAATTCCAAAATCTCTAAAAAATATTTTTCGGAAGGTTCCAATTATAAAGCAACTTGCCTACGAACTAGAAATAGTATTTTATAAATATAGTGAAAATATTTCTGAACATTTAATATCGATAGTAATTCCTGCAAGAAATGAAGCTGGTAATAAAGAACTTTTAATTAATGCTTTAAATAAATTCAAAAATATACCCAATAAATTAGAAATTATTTTCGTTGAAGGCAATAGCAATGATAATACATATGACATTTTGAAAGAGTTAAAAGAAAATTTCTCAAATTTCTTCAAGATATCTCTTTTAAAACAAACCTCTAAAGGAAAAAAAAATGCAGTTGTAGAGGGATTTAATATTTCTTCAGGTGAGACCCTCGCAATAATTGATAGTGATTTTACTGTAGATATTGATGACAGTATTTCAGCAATTATAGAATCAACCAAAAATAAAAATATCCTAATTAATTGCGCCCGCACAACTTTTCCAATGGAAAAAGATGCGATGAGATGGGCAAATTATATAGGAAATAGACTCTTTGCAATATTTCTATCAATTCTCATAAATAAGCCTGTCTCAGATTCACTCTGTGGAACAAAAGTTTTTTCAAGAAAATTCTTTAAACTTATGAAACAAAATGGAAGCTGGGATTCAAAGGCTGACCCATTTGGAGACTTTACGATAATATTTGAAGCTGCTAATAATAATATTAAAATATTAAATTATCCTGTTAGATATTATGCTAGAAAATCTGGAGCACCAAATATATCTAGATGGATAGATGGACTAAAACTGCTCAAAGTATGCTGGATTTATATGATTTCTGATATCTGA
- a CDS encoding photosystem II high light acclimation radical SAM protein translates to MNFNLKFEKLNKKNHHRRHYGKILTVRLPCNPIFPIGPIYLADHIHKCFPEIEQQFIDLAIIPSNKVSQNLSRKIDQFRPHLIIFSWRDIQIYAPVDGRSGNPLQNSFEVFYSKNILKKIRGSWGGLKLIASHYGEIYRNTSLVKMGLKRAQKYNKDVKVILGGGAVSVFYEQLGNLLPKGTVISVGEGENLIEKIIRGDSIEEERCYSAGQKPRNKLIHEQPSGTIKTACDYRYIKSIWPEFNWYIEGGDYYVGVQTKRGCPHNCCFCVYTVVEGKQVRVNPVNEVIKEMKQLYDLGVRGFWFTDAQFIPAKKHIEDAKTLLQAIKDQGWDDINWAAYIRADNIDAELAQLMVDTGMSYFEIGITSGSQELVRKMRLAYDLETVLNNCRMLVQSGFKNHVSVNYSFNVFDETPSTIRQTIAYHRELENIFGRGLVDPAIFFIGLQPHTLLEKYALEHKILKPNYNPMSMMPWTARKLLWNPGSLGKKLGQVCLEAFDNPEDEFGKTVINILEREYGKSSLRESLKVRPLSERKLVQAKK, encoded by the coding sequence ATGAATTTTAATTTGAAGTTTGAAAAATTAAATAAAAAAAATCACCACAGAAGGCACTACGGAAAAATCCTTACGGTAAGACTACCATGTAATCCAATATTTCCAATAGGACCTATTTATTTAGCAGACCATATTCATAAATGTTTCCCAGAGATAGAGCAGCAATTCATCGATTTAGCAATAATTCCATCAAATAAAGTTTCCCAAAATTTATCTAGAAAAATTGATCAATTTAGACCTCATCTAATCATTTTTTCATGGAGAGATATACAAATTTATGCACCTGTTGATGGCAGAAGTGGAAATCCACTACAAAACTCTTTTGAAGTTTTCTACTCAAAAAATATTTTAAAAAAAATTAGAGGTTCTTGGGGAGGATTAAAATTAATTGCATCTCATTATGGAGAAATATATAGAAATACTTCTTTAGTCAAGATGGGACTAAAAAGAGCACAAAAATACAACAAAGACGTAAAAGTAATTTTGGGAGGAGGGGCTGTTAGTGTCTTCTATGAACAGTTAGGTAATCTACTTCCAAAAGGAACTGTTATTTCTGTTGGAGAGGGAGAAAATCTAATAGAGAAAATCATTAGGGGAGATTCTATAGAGGAAGAAAGATGTTATTCTGCTGGACAAAAACCTCGGAACAAATTAATACATGAACAACCTTCAGGCACCATTAAAACTGCCTGCGACTATCGATATATTAAATCAATATGGCCTGAATTCAATTGGTATATAGAAGGAGGTGATTACTATGTAGGGGTTCAAACGAAAAGAGGTTGTCCTCATAATTGTTGTTTCTGTGTTTATACAGTTGTGGAGGGAAAGCAGGTTCGCGTTAATCCTGTTAACGAAGTAATCAAAGAAATGAAGCAACTATATGATCTTGGAGTAAGAGGATTTTGGTTCACTGATGCACAATTTATTCCGGCTAAAAAACATATTGAAGATGCAAAAACACTTTTGCAAGCCATCAAGGATCAAGGTTGGGACGATATCAATTGGGCTGCATACATTAGAGCAGATAATATTGATGCTGAGCTAGCTCAGCTTATGGTTGATACGGGTATGAGCTATTTTGAAATAGGTATCACTTCGGGATCTCAAGAACTTGTTAGAAAAATGAGATTAGCTTATGACCTTGAAACTGTATTGAATAATTGCAGAATGCTAGTCCAATCAGGTTTCAAGAACCATGTTTCAGTCAATTATTCATTTAATGTTTTTGATGAAACGCCAAGTACCATAAGACAAACGATTGCTTACCATAGGGAATTAGAAAATATTTTTGGTAGGGGCTTAGTTGATCCAGCTATATTCTTTATAGGTTTGCAACCTCATACTCTTCTTGAAAAGTACGCCTTGGAGCATAAAATTTTGAAGCCTAATTATAATCCAATGAGCATGATGCCCTGGACAGCGAGAAAACTTCTATGGAATCCAGGCTCATTAGGGAAAAAACTTGGTCAGGTTTGCTTAGAAGCTTTTGATAATCCAGAAGATGAATTTGGCAAAACAGTTATTAACATTCTTGAAAGAGAATATGGAAAATCTTCCCTAAGAGAATCCTTAAAAGTCCGTCCCTTATCTGAAAGGAAATTAGTTCAAGCCAAAAAATAA
- the clpS gene encoding ATP-dependent Clp protease adapter ClpS, producing the protein MLSIKLEQSVSNNSAVIEKKPAELKNKSPKYKVLLHNDPVNSMEYVTISLREVVPQLSEQDAIAIMLEAHNTGVGLVIVCDLEPAEFYSESLKSKGISSSIEKDD; encoded by the coding sequence ATGCTATCTATAAAGTTAGAACAAAGTGTAAGTAATAATTCCGCAGTTATTGAAAAGAAACCTGCTGAATTAAAAAATAAATCTCCAAAATATAAGGTTTTACTTCATAATGACCCAGTTAATTCTATGGAGTATGTCACTATTTCACTAAGAGAAGTTGTGCCGCAATTAAGCGAACAAGATGCTATAGCCATAATGCTAGAGGCACACAACACGGGTGTAGGTTTGGTGATTGTTTGTGATTTAGAGCCAGCAGAATTCTATTCAGAATCATTAAAATCGAAGGGCATTTCTAGTTCAATTGAGAAAGATGATTAA